A region of Streptomyces cinnamoneus DNA encodes the following proteins:
- a CDS encoding cytochrome b, with protein sequence MSTAADNRRKAPAGERVADWADGRLGIYSLAKANMRKIFPDHWSFMLGEVCLYSFIIIILTGVYLTLFFHPSMNEVVYHGSYAPLQGMRMSEAFKSTLDISFDVRGGLLIRQIHHWAALIFLAGMFVHMMRVFFTGAFRKPREVNWLFGFLLFVLGMFTGFTGYSLPDDLLSGTGVRFMEGAILSFPIVGTYISMFLFGGEFPGSDFVPRFFSIHVLLLPGIMLGLLVAHLILVFYHKHTQFPGPGRTNKNVVGMPLLPVYMAKAGGFFFLVFGVIAAIAAIASINPIWSIGPYRPDQVSTGAQPDWYMGFAEGLIRVMPGWEINVAGHTFVLGVFIPMMIFPLVLAAIAVYPFIESWVTGDKREHHLLDRPRNAPTRTAFGVAWLTAYMVMMVGGGNDLWATHFHLSINAITWFVRIGFFVGPVIAFVATRRICMGLQRRDKDKVLHGRESGIIKRLPHGEFVEVHEPLSQQQLHTLTAHEQPRPLELEPEVDENGVARKAGAGQRLRVKLSKGFYGEGTHIPKATAEEYQEITSGHGHH encoded by the coding sequence ATGAGTACTGCAGCTGACAACCGCCGCAAGGCGCCCGCCGGCGAGCGGGTAGCCGACTGGGCCGACGGCCGGCTGGGCATCTACAGCCTGGCCAAGGCCAACATGCGCAAGATCTTCCCGGACCACTGGTCCTTCATGCTGGGCGAGGTCTGCCTCTACAGCTTCATCATCATCATCCTCACGGGTGTGTACCTGACGCTGTTCTTCCACCCGTCCATGAACGAGGTCGTCTACCACGGCTCGTACGCCCCGCTGCAGGGCATGCGGATGTCCGAGGCGTTCAAGTCGACCCTCGACATCAGCTTCGACGTCCGTGGCGGTCTGCTCATCCGGCAGATCCACCACTGGGCCGCGCTGATCTTCCTGGCCGGCATGTTCGTGCACATGATGCGCGTGTTCTTCACCGGCGCGTTCCGCAAGCCGCGTGAGGTCAACTGGCTGTTCGGCTTCCTGCTGTTCGTCCTCGGCATGTTCACCGGCTTCACCGGTTACTCGCTGCCGGACGACCTGCTCTCCGGCACCGGTGTCCGCTTCATGGAGGGCGCGATCCTGTCGTTCCCCATCGTGGGCACGTACATCTCGATGTTCCTCTTCGGCGGCGAGTTCCCCGGCTCGGACTTCGTGCCGCGGTTCTTCTCGATCCACGTCCTGCTGCTGCCGGGCATCATGCTCGGCCTGCTGGTGGCGCACCTGATCCTGGTCTTCTACCACAAGCACACGCAGTTCCCCGGCCCCGGCCGGACGAACAAGAACGTGGTCGGCATGCCGCTGCTGCCGGTCTACATGGCCAAGGCCGGAGGCTTCTTCTTCCTGGTCTTCGGTGTGATCGCGGCCATCGCGGCCATCGCGTCGATCAACCCGATCTGGTCCATCGGCCCCTACCGGCCGGACCAGGTGTCCACCGGCGCCCAGCCCGACTGGTACATGGGCTTCGCCGAGGGCCTCATCCGAGTGATGCCGGGCTGGGAGATCAACGTCGCGGGCCACACGTTCGTCCTGGGCGTGTTCATCCCGATGATGATCTTCCCGCTGGTCCTCGCGGCCATCGCGGTCTACCCCTTCATCGAGTCGTGGGTGACCGGCGACAAGCGGGAGCACCACCTGCTGGACCGTCCGCGCAACGCCCCGACCCGCACCGCCTTCGGTGTGGCGTGGCTGACCGCGTACATGGTCATGATGGTCGGTGGTGGCAACGACCTGTGGGCCACCCACTTCCACCTGTCGATCAACGCCATCACCTGGTTCGTCCGGATCGGCTTCTTCGTCGGCCCGGTCATCGCCTTCGTCGCCACGCGCCGGATCTGCATGGGTCTCCAGCGCCGCGACAAGGACAAGGTGCTGCACGGCCGCGAGTCGGGCATCATCAAGCGCCTGCCGCACGGTGAGTTCGTCGAGGTCCACGAGCCGCTCTCGCAGCAGCAGCTGCACACCCTCACGGCGCACGAGCAGCCCCGGCCGCTCGAGCTCGAGCCCGAGGTCGACGAGAACGGTGTCGCCCGCAAGGCCGGCGCCGGCCAGCGCCTGCGCGTGAAGCTCTCGAAGGGCTTCTACGGCGAGGGGACGCACATCCCCAAGGCCACCGCGGAGGAGTACCAGGAGATCACGAGCGGCCACGGCCACCACTGA
- a CDS encoding ubiquinol-cytochrome c reductase iron-sulfur subunit produces MSSQDIPEETLPSKQGDAHEGVVATAGDPFADPGLPPHEPRIQDIDEQAAKRSERVVAFLFMLSMLATIGFIAAYVTLPIDKSIYVFPIGHISALNFSLGLTLGVALFCIGAGAVHWARTLMSDVEHADERHPIQAEPEVKAKVMADFKQGAEESTFGRRKLLRNTMFGALALVPLSGVVLLRDLGPLPGTKLRKTAWSAGKMLINQNTMQPLRPEDIQVGSLTFAMPEGMTEEDHDFQQEIAKAALMIVRLRPENIKDKRELDWSADGIVAFSKICTHVGCPISLYEQQTHHVLCPCHQSTFDLSDGGRVIFGPAGHALPQLRIKVNDKGYLEAMGDFAEPVGPAFWERG; encoded by the coding sequence ATGAGTAGCCAAGACATTCCAGAAGAGACCCTGCCGAGCAAGCAGGGCGACGCGCACGAAGGTGTGGTAGCCACCGCCGGCGACCCGTTCGCCGACCCGGGGCTGCCGCCGCACGAGCCCCGCATCCAGGACATCGACGAGCAGGCCGCCAAGCGCTCCGAGCGCGTGGTCGCGTTCCTGTTCATGCTCTCGATGCTGGCCACGATCGGCTTCATCGCCGCCTACGTGACCCTGCCGATCGACAAGAGCATCTACGTGTTCCCGATCGGCCACATCAGCGCCCTGAACTTCTCCCTGGGCCTGACCCTCGGCGTGGCGCTGTTCTGCATCGGCGCGGGCGCCGTCCACTGGGCGCGCACCCTGATGTCCGACGTCGAGCACGCCGACGAGCGGCACCCGATCCAGGCCGAGCCCGAGGTCAAGGCCAAGGTCATGGCCGACTTCAAGCAGGGCGCGGAGGAGTCGACCTTCGGCCGCCGCAAGCTGCTGCGCAACACGATGTTCGGCGCGCTGGCCCTGGTGCCGCTGTCCGGCGTCGTGCTGCTGCGCGACCTCGGCCCGCTGCCCGGCACCAAGCTCCGCAAGACCGCCTGGTCCGCGGGCAAGATGCTGATCAACCAGAACACGATGCAGCCGCTGCGTCCCGAGGACATCCAGGTCGGCTCCCTCACCTTCGCCATGCCCGAGGGCATGACGGAGGAGGACCACGACTTCCAGCAGGAGATCGCCAAGGCGGCCCTGATGATCGTCCGGCTCCGTCCGGAGAACATCAAGGACAAGCGCGAGCTCGACTGGTCGGCCGACGGCATCGTCGCGTTCTCCAAGATCTGCACCCACGTCGGCTGCCCGATCAGCCTCTACGAGCAGCAGACGCACCACGTGCTGTGCCCGTGCCACCAGTCCACCTTCGACCTCTCCGACGGCGGTCGCGTGATCTTCGGCCCGGCCGGCCACGCCCTGCCGCAGCTGCGGATCAAGGTCAACGACAAGGGCTACCTCGAGGCCATGGGCGACTTCGCCGAGCCCGTCGGTCCTGCCTTCTGGGAGCGCGGATGA
- a CDS encoding c-type cytochrome: MKKLSARRRHPLAAVVVLLFALAVTGGLYAAFAPADTAKADDTAQSLAIEEGKKLYSVGCASCHGTGGQGTSDGPSLVGVGSAAVDFQVATGRMPLQQQGAQAPRKKAIYNQAEIDQLAAYIASLGAGPSVPAKSQYSPEGADIAKGGELFRTNCAQCHNFVGKGGALSNGKFAPTLEDVNPKHIYEAMQTGPQNMPSFPDTTMTEKNKKDIIAYLDTVNSSKTKSPGGLELGGLGPVSEGLFAWIFGLGALVAVAIWVAAHTAKAKKS; encoded by the coding sequence GTGAAAAAGCTCTCCGCACGACGACGCCATCCGCTGGCGGCGGTCGTCGTCCTACTCTTCGCGCTGGCGGTAACTGGGGGGCTGTACGCCGCGTTCGCGCCGGCGGACACGGCCAAGGCCGATGACACCGCCCAGTCCCTCGCCATCGAGGAGGGCAAGAAGCTGTATTCCGTGGGCTGCGCAAGCTGCCACGGCACCGGCGGTCAGGGCACCTCCGACGGGCCGAGCCTGGTCGGCGTGGGTTCCGCCGCCGTCGACTTCCAGGTCGCCACCGGCCGCATGCCGCTCCAGCAGCAGGGCGCCCAGGCGCCCCGCAAGAAGGCGATCTACAACCAGGCCGAGATCGACCAGCTCGCCGCGTACATCGCCTCCCTGGGCGCGGGCCCCTCGGTCCCGGCCAAGAGCCAGTACAGCCCCGAGGGTGCCGACATCGCCAAGGGCGGGGAGCTGTTCCGTACGAACTGCGCCCAGTGCCACAACTTCGTCGGCAAGGGCGGCGCGCTCTCGAACGGCAAGTTCGCCCCGACGCTCGAGGACGTCAACCCGAAGCACATCTACGAGGCCATGCAGACCGGCCCGCAGAACATGCCTTCCTTCCCGGACACCACGATGACCGAGAAGAACAAGAAGGACATCATCGCGTACCTCGACACGGTCAACAGCAGCAAGACCAAGAGCCCGGGCGGCCTCGAACTGGGCGGGCTCGGCCCGGTCAGTGAGGGTCTGTTCGCGTGGATCTTCGGTCTGGGCGCGTTGGTCGCCGTCGCCATCTGGGTCGCCGCCCACACCGCCAAGGCCAAGAAGTCATGA
- a CDS encoding cytochrome c oxidase subunit 3 produces the protein MSVVATATATDTGHAHPSVNRPNLTSVGTIIWLSSELMFFAALFAMYFTLRSVMGTDHWKEMASALNLPFSATNTTILVLSSLTCQLGVFAAERGDVKKLRMWFVVTFVMGAIFIGGQVFEYTDLVKEEGLSLSSDPYGSVFYLTTGFHGLHVTGGLIAFLLVLGRTYAAKRFTHHQATAAIVVSYYWHFVDVVWIGLFATIYLIK, from the coding sequence ATGTCGGTCGTGGCGACAGCAACAGCAACTGATACCGGGCACGCACACCCGTCGGTCAATCGACCGAACCTCACCAGCGTCGGAACCATCATCTGGTTGAGTTCCGAGCTGATGTTCTTCGCGGCCCTCTTCGCGATGTACTTCACCCTGCGATCGGTGATGGGTACCGACCACTGGAAGGAAATGGCGTCCGCGCTGAACCTTCCGTTCTCGGCCACCAACACCACGATCCTGGTGCTCTCCTCCCTCACCTGCCAGCTCGGCGTCTTCGCCGCCGAGCGCGGCGACGTGAAGAAGCTGCGCATGTGGTTCGTGGTCACCTTCGTGATGGGTGCCATCTTCATCGGCGGCCAGGTCTTCGAATACACCGATCTGGTCAAGGAGGAGGGCCTCTCGCTCTCCTCCGACCCGTACGGTTCGGTGTTCTACCTGACGACCGGCTTCCACGGCCTGCACGTGACGGGCGGTCTCATCGCCTTCCTGCTGGTCCTGGGCAGGACGTACGCGGCCAAGAGGTTCACCCACCACCAGGCGACGGCGGCCATCGTCGTGTCCTACTACTGGCACTTCGTCGACGTGGTCTGGATCGGCCTCTTCGCCACGATCTACTTGATCAAGTAA
- a CDS encoding L,D-transpeptidase — translation MSHSPRRRTAEVLALLLVSLALGASACGGSSNPLADKPYDASASVGLAGARAGHKVDPSKPLEVTATGGDHITDVTATDAAGRYVKGELAADGSSWHSTAPLAAGAHYTVRVSTEDEEGAQGRRTIGFDTNPADRLLRVAFGPQSGKYGVGQPITAELSIPVQDPAARAVIERTLRVDAQPAVQGAWHWVDNRTLHYRPQDYWPANSVIEAHATLDGIKVAPGLYGGPSKPVRLTIGDRVEAVTDAAAHYMTVMKNGKTVRTIPVTTGKPGYATRNGVKVVLGQESFVRMRGTSIGIAEGSSDSYDLPVYWATRVTWSGEYVHAAPWSVGSQGADNVSHGCTGMSTENAKWFFDNVRVGDVVKVVGSAGATMTPFDNGFGDWNMPWKQWREGSALMAGKREGTSPADAARLRPRV, via the coding sequence ATGAGTCACTCACCTCGCAGGCGCACGGCGGAAGTCCTCGCCCTGCTGCTGGTCTCCTTGGCGCTGGGGGCGTCCGCGTGCGGCGGCTCGTCGAACCCGCTGGCCGACAAGCCCTACGACGCCTCGGCGTCGGTCGGCCTCGCCGGCGCCCGGGCCGGCCACAAGGTGGATCCGAGCAAGCCCCTGGAGGTGACCGCGACCGGCGGCGACCACATCACGGACGTCACGGCCACGGACGCCGCAGGACGCTACGTCAAGGGCGAACTGGCCGCCGACGGCTCCAGCTGGCACAGCACCGCCCCACTGGCGGCCGGCGCGCACTACACCGTCCGGGTGAGCACCGAGGACGAGGAGGGCGCCCAGGGCCGCCGCACGATCGGCTTCGACACCAATCCGGCCGACCGGCTGCTGCGGGTCGCCTTCGGCCCGCAGAGCGGCAAATACGGCGTCGGCCAGCCCATCACCGCCGAACTGAGCATCCCCGTCCAGGACCCGGCCGCCCGCGCCGTCATCGAGCGCACCCTCCGGGTGGACGCCCAGCCCGCCGTCCAGGGCGCCTGGCACTGGGTGGACAACCGCACCCTGCACTACCGCCCGCAGGACTACTGGCCGGCCAACTCCGTCATCGAGGCCCACGCCACGCTCGACGGGATCAAGGTGGCCCCCGGGCTCTACGGAGGCCCCTCCAAGCCCGTGCGGCTGACCATCGGCGACCGTGTCGAGGCCGTCACCGACGCCGCCGCGCACTACATGACCGTGATGAAGAACGGCAAGACGGTCCGGACCATCCCGGTGACCACCGGCAAGCCCGGCTACGCCACCCGCAACGGGGTCAAGGTGGTCCTGGGCCAGGAATCCTTCGTACGGATGCGCGGAACCAGCATCGGCATCGCCGAGGGCAGTTCGGACTCCTACGACCTGCCCGTCTACTGGGCCACCCGGGTGACATGGAGCGGTGAATACGTGCACGCCGCCCCCTGGTCCGTCGGGTCGCAGGGAGCGGACAACGTCAGCCACGGGTGCACCGGCATGAGCACCGAGAACGCCAAGTGGTTCTTCGACAACGTCCGCGTCGGCGACGTCGTCAAGGTCGTCGGCAGCGCCGGCGCCACCATGACGCCCTTCGACAACGGCTTCGGCGACTGGAACATGCCCTGGAAGCAGTGGCGCGAGGGCAGCGCCCTGATGGCCGGCAAGCGCGAGGGCACCAGCCCCGCCGACGCCGCCCGCCTGCGCCCCCGCGTCTAG
- a CDS encoding cytochrome c oxidase subunit 4, which yields MKIQGRMFIWLSVFILAMAIVYGVWAKEPAGATALFLAFGLTIMVGYYLAFTARRVDVGAQDDKNADVADDAGELGFFAPHSWQPLSLAVGGALAFMSICFGWWLMYFSAPVILVGLFGWVFEFYRGENQNQ from the coding sequence GTGAAGATCCAAGGCCGGATGTTCATCTGGCTCTCCGTCTTCATCCTCGCCATGGCGATCGTCTATGGCGTGTGGGCGAAGGAGCCGGCCGGTGCGACCGCCCTCTTCCTGGCCTTCGGCCTGACCATCATGGTCGGCTACTACCTGGCGTTCACCGCGCGCCGGGTGGACGTCGGGGCGCAGGACGACAAGAACGCGGACGTCGCGGACGACGCCGGTGAGCTGGGCTTCTTCGCCCCGCACAGCTGGCAGCCGCTGTCCCTGGCCGTGGGCGGCGCCCTCGCCTTCATGAGCATCTGCTTCGGCTGGTGGCTCATGTACTTCTCGGCCCCGGTCATCCTGGTCGGCCTCTTCGGCTGGGTGTTCGAGTTCTACCGCGGCGAGAACCAGAACCAGTAG
- the ctaD gene encoding cytochrome c oxidase subunit I: MSILNEPQGAAAASATAAPPVRQKQPGSQVIKWLTTTDHKTIGTLYLVTSFAFFCIGGLMALLMRAELARPGTQIMSNEQFNQAFTMHGTIMLLMFATPLFAGFANWIMPLQIGAPDVAFPRLNMFAYWLYLFGSLIAVGGFLTPQGAADFGWFAYSPLSDAVHSSGVGADMWIMGLAFSGFGTILGSVNFITTIICMRAPGMTMFRMPIFTWNVLLTGVLVLLAFPVLAAALFALEADRKFGAHVFDPANGGPLLWQHLFWFFGHPEVYIIALPFFGIISEIIPVFSRKPMFGYISLIAATIAIAGLSVTVWAHHMYVTGGVLLPFFSFMTFLIAVPTGVKFFNWIGTMWKGSLSFENPMLWAVGFLITFTFGGLTGVILASPPMDFHVSDSYFVVAHFHYVIFGTVVFAMFAGFHFWWPKFTGKMLDERLGKITFWTLFVGFHGTFLVQHWLGAEGMPRRYADYLAADGFTTLNTISTISSFLLGMSILPFFYNVWKTAKYGKKVEVDDPWGYGRSLEWATSCPPPRHNFLTLPRIRSESPAFDLHHPEIAALELEENPEMAAKAVAGGKEAGK, encoded by the coding sequence AACCCCAGGGTGCCGCCGCCGCATCGGCCACGGCAGCACCGCCCGTACGCCAGAAGCAACCCGGCAGTCAGGTGATCAAGTGGCTCACCACCACTGACCACAAGACGATCGGCACGCTGTACCTGGTCACGTCGTTCGCGTTCTTCTGCATCGGCGGCCTGATGGCGCTCCTCATGCGCGCCGAGCTGGCCCGTCCCGGCACGCAGATCATGTCGAACGAGCAGTTCAACCAGGCGTTCACGATGCACGGCACGATCATGCTGCTGATGTTCGCGACGCCGCTGTTCGCCGGTTTCGCGAACTGGATCATGCCGCTGCAGATCGGCGCGCCCGACGTGGCGTTCCCGCGGCTGAACATGTTCGCCTACTGGCTCTACCTCTTCGGCTCGCTGATCGCGGTGGGCGGCTTCCTCACCCCGCAGGGTGCGGCCGACTTCGGCTGGTTCGCCTACTCCCCGCTGTCCGACGCGGTGCACTCCTCGGGCGTCGGCGCCGACATGTGGATCATGGGTCTGGCCTTCTCCGGCTTCGGCACGATCCTCGGTTCGGTCAACTTCATCACCACGATCATCTGCATGCGCGCCCCGGGCATGACGATGTTCCGCATGCCGATCTTCACCTGGAACGTCCTGCTGACCGGTGTGCTGGTCCTGCTGGCCTTCCCGGTGCTGGCCGCCGCGCTGTTCGCCCTGGAGGCGGACCGCAAGTTCGGCGCCCACGTGTTCGACCCGGCCAACGGCGGTCCGCTGCTGTGGCAGCACCTCTTCTGGTTCTTCGGTCACCCCGAGGTGTACATCATCGCGCTGCCGTTCTTCGGCATCATCTCCGAGATCATTCCGGTGTTCTCCCGGAAGCCGATGTTCGGTTACATCAGCCTCATCGCCGCCACCATCGCCATCGCCGGTCTCTCGGTGACGGTGTGGGCGCACCACATGTACGTGACGGGCGGCGTGCTGTTGCCGTTCTTCTCGTTCATGACCTTCCTGATCGCGGTCCCGACCGGTGTGAAGTTCTTCAACTGGATCGGCACCATGTGGAAGGGCTCGCTGTCCTTCGAGAACCCGATGCTCTGGGCCGTCGGCTTCCTGATCACCTTCACCTTCGGTGGTCTGACCGGCGTCATCCTGGCCTCGCCCCCGATGGACTTCCACGTCTCCGACTCGTACTTCGTCGTCGCGCACTTCCACTACGTCATCTTCGGCACCGTGGTCTTCGCGATGTTCGCCGGCTTCCACTTCTGGTGGCCGAAGTTCACGGGCAAGATGCTGGACGAGCGGCTCGGCAAGATCACCTTCTGGACGCTGTTCGTGGGCTTCCACGGCACGTTCCTGGTGCAGCACTGGCTGGGTGCCGAGGGCATGCCCCGTCGTTACGCGGACTACCTGGCCGCCGACGGCTTCACCACGCTGAACACCATCTCGACCATCAGCTCGTTCCTGCTGGGCATGTCGATCCTGCCGTTCTTCTACAACGTGTGGAAGACCGCCAAGTACGGCAAGAAGGTCGAGGTCGACGACCCGTGGGGTTACGGCCGTTCGCTGGAGTGGGCGACCTCCTGCCCGCCGCCGCGGCACAACTTCCTCACCCTGCCGCGGATCCGCAGCGAATCCCCGGCGTTCGACCTGCACCACCCCGAGATCGCGGCGCTCGAGCTCGAAGAGAACCCGGAGATGGCCGCCAAGGCGGTCGCGGGTGGCAAGGAGGCCGGTAAGTGA